A single genomic interval of Aureliella helgolandensis harbors:
- a CDS encoding carboxypeptidase-like regulatory domain-containing protein: MLTRLLTSALLVSFLVGCGDSLPKTEPVTGMVTLDGAPVPMAMVTFLPDDQANGTPATAQTDAEGNFSLTTFNSGDGALAGTYQITVAKYSESDTPAASAETSPAPQLTEEEESKLREAQYSAADAKMANRPIRTKNLIPKKYASKTTSGLTHTVVAGSNEVPLELSSK; encoded by the coding sequence TTGCTTACTCGACTGTTAACCTCTGCACTACTCGTAAGCTTTCTAGTCGGCTGTGGTGACTCCCTCCCGAAAACAGAGCCGGTAACGGGAATGGTAACGCTCGATGGCGCCCCAGTCCCCATGGCGATGGTCACCTTCCTGCCTGACGACCAAGCCAACGGAACACCGGCCACCGCGCAAACCGATGCCGAAGGTAACTTCAGCCTCACCACTTTCAACTCGGGAGATGGTGCCCTAGCCGGGACCTACCAAATCACCGTCGCCAAGTACAGCGAATCAGATACGCCGGCAGCCAGCGCAGAAACATCACCAGCCCCTCAACTTACCGAAGAAGAAGAATCCAAGCTCCGCGAAGCACAGTATTCGGCCGCAGACGCGAAAATGGCGAACCGTCCAATAAGAACCAAGAACTTGATTCCTAAGAAATATGCCTCGAAAACCACCTCCGGCTTAACGCACACGGTAGTTGCAGGTAGCAATGAGGTACCTCTCGAGCTTTCCTCGAAGTAA
- a CDS encoding ATP-dependent Clp protease ATP-binding subunit — protein MYERFTDRARKVMQLANQEAQRFNHEYIGTEHILLGLVKEGSGVAANVLKNLDVDLRKIRLEVEKLVQSGPEMVTIGKLPQTPRAKKVIEYSMEEARNLNHNYVGTEHILLGLLREQEGVAAQVLMNLTLKLDDVREEVLNLLGHGMESGEGGERGGREGTPDRESTGSSKGTKSKTPALDSFGRDLTELAKQNKLDPVIGRSREIERAVQVLCRRSKNNPVLLGEAGVGKTAIVEGFAQRVVSGEVPEILADKRIVVLDLAMMVAGTKYRGQFEERIKAVMNEVRRAKNTILFIDELHTLVGAGGAEGAIDAANVLKPALARGEIQCIGATTFDEYRKYIEKDNALARRFQEIVVEPTSKDETIEILKGLRERYEEHHRVKFTDEAIVAAVEMSERYITARCLPDKAIDVIDEAGARIRLRNMSKPPNLKELDDDIEKLNKDKEDAVANQDFEKAAALRDKADKLRKKKEDITKEWREKSRETDGIVDEDVISEVVSKMTGIPLTRLSTEDSARLMKMEEELHKRVVSQEQAVTAVAKAVRRSRSGLKDPRRPTGCFVFAGPTGVGKTLLAKALAEFMFGDADALVHIDMSEYMEKHNISRLIGAPPGYVGYEEGGQLTEKIRRRPYAVVLLDEIEKAHPDIFNMLLQVMEEGRLTDSFGRNVDFRNVIMILTTNAGAEAIKNESAFGFQKPDGDSSYESMKSRVMDQIERVFRPEFLNRLDDTIIFRHLNKDDLKKVIDFELSKVRERLLDRGFGLELTDDAKEFLIQKGANLDYGARPLRRALEQRIEDPMAEEILRGAFEGVNMIIVDAVKDDEGKAIRLDFRGEKREPVEEPVAVASGEE, from the coding sequence ATGTACGAACGTTTTACCGACCGAGCCCGTAAGGTCATGCAGCTTGCAAACCAAGAGGCACAGCGGTTCAATCACGAATACATTGGCACTGAGCACATTTTGCTCGGTTTAGTGAAAGAGGGGAGCGGTGTAGCTGCCAACGTCCTCAAGAATTTGGATGTGGATCTACGCAAGATTCGTCTCGAAGTTGAGAAGTTGGTGCAGAGCGGTCCTGAGATGGTCACGATCGGCAAACTTCCCCAGACGCCGCGTGCCAAGAAGGTGATTGAGTACTCCATGGAGGAGGCTCGCAATCTGAACCACAACTATGTGGGGACTGAGCATATTTTGCTGGGATTGTTGCGCGAACAAGAGGGAGTGGCTGCCCAGGTTCTAATGAACTTGACGTTGAAGCTGGACGACGTTCGCGAAGAGGTCTTGAACCTGCTCGGTCATGGGATGGAGAGTGGTGAAGGAGGAGAGCGCGGTGGACGCGAGGGGACACCCGATCGCGAGTCGACCGGTTCGTCCAAGGGCACCAAGAGCAAGACGCCCGCGCTGGACAGCTTTGGTCGCGATTTGACCGAGTTGGCCAAGCAAAACAAATTGGATCCCGTAATTGGCCGCAGTCGTGAGATTGAGCGTGCCGTCCAAGTCTTGTGCCGTCGTAGTAAGAATAACCCAGTACTGCTCGGTGAAGCAGGCGTGGGGAAGACCGCCATCGTCGAAGGGTTTGCCCAGCGTGTCGTCTCCGGCGAAGTGCCTGAGATTCTGGCTGACAAGCGGATTGTCGTACTCGACTTGGCCATGATGGTCGCCGGTACCAAGTACCGCGGGCAATTCGAAGAGCGAATCAAAGCGGTGATGAACGAGGTGCGTCGCGCCAAGAACACCATCCTGTTTATTGATGAGTTGCATACGTTGGTTGGAGCGGGAGGTGCTGAGGGTGCCATTGATGCTGCGAACGTGCTCAAGCCTGCTTTGGCACGTGGAGAGATCCAGTGCATCGGTGCCACAACCTTTGACGAGTACCGCAAGTACATCGAAAAGGATAACGCGCTAGCGCGTCGGTTCCAAGAAATCGTCGTCGAGCCGACCAGCAAGGATGAAACGATCGAGATCCTCAAGGGACTGCGCGAGCGTTATGAGGAGCATCACCGGGTGAAGTTCACCGATGAGGCCATCGTGGCTGCCGTCGAAATGAGCGAGCGTTACATCACGGCGCGTTGCCTGCCTGACAAGGCGATTGATGTGATCGACGAAGCGGGCGCTCGAATTCGCCTGCGCAACATGTCGAAGCCACCCAATTTGAAAGAGTTGGATGACGACATCGAGAAGCTGAACAAAGACAAGGAAGATGCCGTTGCCAATCAGGACTTTGAGAAGGCAGCAGCGCTGCGTGACAAGGCAGACAAGCTTCGCAAGAAGAAGGAAGACATTACCAAGGAGTGGCGTGAAAAGAGCCGCGAGACCGATGGTATCGTCGACGAAGATGTGATCTCCGAAGTCGTATCCAAGATGACCGGCATTCCATTGACTCGACTCAGCACCGAAGACAGTGCTCGGTTGATGAAGATGGAAGAGGAATTGCACAAACGCGTTGTCAGCCAAGAACAAGCTGTGACAGCGGTAGCTAAGGCCGTTCGCCGTAGCCGTAGCGGTTTGAAGGATCCACGCCGACCGACTGGGTGCTTTGTGTTTGCCGGCCCGACAGGCGTTGGTAAGACGTTGCTGGCGAAGGCGCTGGCAGAGTTCATGTTCGGCGATGCCGATGCACTCGTGCATATCGACATGAGTGAGTACATGGAGAAGCACAACATCAGCCGATTGATTGGTGCACCTCCCGGCTACGTGGGCTACGAAGAAGGCGGTCAGCTGACCGAGAAGATTCGCCGTCGTCCCTATGCCGTCGTGCTCCTAGACGAAATTGAAAAGGCGCACCCTGACATCTTCAACATGTTGTTGCAGGTTATGGAAGAAGGGCGACTGACCGATTCGTTTGGGCGCAACGTGGACTTCCGCAATGTGATCATGATTCTGACCACGAATGCGGGGGCGGAAGCGATCAAGAATGAGTCTGCATTTGGATTCCAAAAGCCAGATGGAGATTCCTCCTACGAAAGCATGAAATCGCGGGTTATGGACCAGATCGAACGGGTCTTCCGCCCTGAGTTCTTGAACCGCTTGGATGACACGATCATCTTCCGTCACTTGAACAAGGATGACTTGAAGAAGGTTATTGACTTTGAACTGTCCAAGGTTCGCGAACGCTTGCTGGATCGCGGTTTCGGTTTGGAATTGACCGATGACGCCAAGGAATTCTTGATTCAGAAGGGTGCCAACCTGGACTACGGAGCTCGCCCACTGCGTCGTGCACTGGAGCAACGCATTGAGGATCCGATGGCCGAAGAAATCCTGCGTGGCGCCTTTGAAGGAGTCAACATGATCATCGTCGATGCCGTGAAGGATGACGAGGGTAAGGCGATTCGCCTTGACTTCCGAGGTGAGAAACGCGAGCCGGTCGAAGAACCCGTTGCAGTTGCCTCAGGCGAAGAATAG
- a CDS encoding 2Fe-2S iron-sulfur cluster-binding protein, with protein sequence MPKLNVEGVGEFEVEAGKRLVLALTEDAGIDQLHACGGNARCTTCRVEFVDGEPDRMTEAEKVCLTERSLDKVRLSCQIECVGDMTIRATSRLEGSGRKDAGGAVSPEMTPTPVWTEK encoded by the coding sequence ATGCCCAAGCTCAATGTTGAAGGTGTCGGGGAATTTGAAGTCGAAGCTGGCAAGCGGCTAGTCCTGGCGTTAACCGAGGATGCGGGAATTGACCAATTGCATGCATGCGGTGGGAACGCTCGGTGCACGACATGCCGCGTCGAGTTTGTCGACGGCGAGCCGGATCGGATGACGGAAGCCGAAAAAGTCTGTTTAACCGAACGTAGCTTGGATAAGGTGCGACTCAGCTGTCAAATTGAGTGTGTGGGGGACATGACGATACGTGCCACCAGCCGTTTGGAGGGAAGCGGTCGCAAAGATGCTGGGGGAGCGGTCAGCCCTGAGATGACACCCACGCCAGTCTGGACCGAGAAATAG
- a CDS encoding DUF3127 domain-containing protein gives MSEAKVKGIVHVIEDTKTFGQKGFRKRQVVLEQDNGRFQNYIPIDFIQDGCDQADNLNVGDEVEVSYRLGGRKWQRDAASEVKYFLSCEALNFVVLSGGAAAPAAGANPNDAFSEAAYEEDDEVPF, from the coding sequence ATGAGTGAAGCAAAAGTAAAAGGGATCGTCCACGTCATCGAAGATACCAAGACGTTTGGGCAAAAGGGATTTCGCAAGCGCCAAGTGGTTCTCGAACAGGACAACGGACGATTCCAGAATTACATTCCCATCGATTTCATCCAAGATGGGTGCGACCAAGCTGACAATCTCAATGTCGGTGACGAAGTCGAAGTCTCCTACCGCCTTGGCGGGCGCAAGTGGCAACGCGATGCTGCCAGCGAAGTGAAGTACTTCCTGAGCTGCGAAGCACTGAACTTCGTGGTGCTCAGCGGAGGCGCAGCGGCTCCCGCTGCAGGCGCGAACCCCAACGACGCCTTCTCCGAAGCCGCCTATGAAGAAGACGACGAAGTACCGTTTTAA
- a CDS encoding DUF1559 domain-containing protein, whose protein sequence is MHRSQRSHGFTLVELLVVIAIIGILVGLLLPAVQAAREAARRMQCSNNLKQLGLAAHNYESSYKKFPYRQGGTSTNSGRKSGFIAILPFIEGGNQFNVIEAGDATVPPGGPSGWSSWAPWNTSPSFMRCPSDPVSSTLSKPNSYSMCLGGDGTSISGHSNVNTDGDLSGIFSHGHNGGHASHGSIADGTSNTIMYSERLIAQAPYSSQAGNPAVGMNENVPYLTTIAMVSGVHNNPLLCKSVANGQYLVAGTRHQGNSGKVWHDGNPTYVGFNTILAPNSPSCVNAISWGDGNPVILPPSSQHTGGVNVTMADGSVHFFSSSIDTGDLSVPAFAAFGRSPYGVWGALGTKAGGEPASIPE, encoded by the coding sequence ATGCATCGCTCACAGAGGAGTCATGGTTTTACTCTGGTAGAACTACTCGTAGTCATTGCTATTATTGGCATTCTAGTCGGTTTGCTACTTCCTGCCGTGCAGGCTGCGCGGGAGGCGGCGCGACGCATGCAGTGCTCCAACAACCTGAAACAACTCGGACTAGCGGCACACAATTACGAAAGCTCATATAAGAAATTCCCCTACCGTCAGGGTGGAACTTCGACCAATTCCGGCCGCAAGAGTGGCTTCATTGCCATCCTGCCCTTCATTGAAGGCGGAAACCAATTCAATGTTATTGAGGCTGGCGACGCAACGGTTCCCCCCGGCGGTCCTTCGGGCTGGAGTTCCTGGGCCCCTTGGAATACATCGCCATCCTTCATGCGATGCCCGTCTGACCCAGTTTCCTCGACCCTCTCCAAGCCGAATTCGTACTCCATGTGCTTGGGTGGCGATGGCACCTCGATCAGCGGGCACAGTAACGTCAATACCGATGGCGATCTGAGTGGGATTTTCAGTCACGGCCATAACGGCGGGCACGCTTCGCACGGTTCCATTGCCGATGGTACCAGCAATACCATTATGTACAGCGAGCGGTTGATTGCTCAAGCTCCTTATTCGTCCCAGGCCGGCAATCCGGCGGTGGGAATGAATGAGAATGTTCCCTACCTAACCACCATTGCCATGGTATCTGGCGTGCACAACAACCCACTGCTTTGCAAATCGGTAGCCAATGGACAATACCTGGTGGCTGGTACTCGACATCAGGGAAACAGCGGCAAGGTATGGCACGATGGGAATCCGACGTACGTTGGGTTCAATACCATCCTGGCCCCCAACTCGCCCTCCTGCGTCAACGCTATTTCATGGGGCGACGGCAATCCAGTGATCCTCCCACCTTCCAGCCAGCATACCGGCGGGGTCAACGTGACCATGGCAGATGGTTCGGTTCACTTCTTTAGCAGCAGCATCGACACTGGTGACCTATCGGTTCCAGCGTTCGCCGCCTTCGGACGCAGTCCCTACGGCGTTTGGGGAGCTCTCGGTACGAAGGCCGGTGGTGAACCTGCTTCTATCCCTGAATAG
- a CDS encoding tetratricopeptide repeat protein, with protein MNEFAAGCQGIAMSALRTACLWPGFVAAWYQGVARGLFVATLFAWTLCVLLLATFIWPEWLALSLVRGLWVVVLVVWGVESVRNYWRLQSLLKPESAESQTAFSKAQSEYLHGNWFEAEALLLEIVHQNPRDAEALLLLVGVLRHSRRWQPALRRLKQLELLDTAARWHFEMQREMQLIDREMAREQEQAVEELATAVTESVQAESEQSASEQSGGEQSGGEQSGGEQTESEQAGLQQAEAEQLGVEQPEAKAAESTVSLEQVEPENAAAPSSVQ; from the coding sequence ATGAATGAGTTCGCGGCAGGATGCCAAGGGATTGCGATGTCAGCGTTGAGAACAGCATGTCTATGGCCGGGCTTTGTGGCGGCCTGGTACCAAGGGGTGGCCCGTGGCCTGTTTGTGGCCACCCTCTTCGCCTGGACCTTATGCGTGCTATTGCTAGCAACGTTTATTTGGCCGGAATGGCTGGCCCTGAGCCTGGTGCGCGGTTTGTGGGTTGTGGTCCTCGTGGTGTGGGGCGTCGAATCGGTCCGCAATTATTGGCGCTTGCAAAGTCTTTTGAAGCCAGAGAGTGCGGAGAGTCAGACCGCTTTTTCTAAGGCGCAGAGCGAGTATTTGCATGGAAACTGGTTTGAGGCGGAGGCGCTACTGCTCGAGATCGTGCATCAGAACCCGCGCGATGCGGAAGCCTTGCTTTTGTTAGTCGGCGTCCTGCGGCATTCGCGACGCTGGCAGCCAGCGTTGCGGCGTTTGAAACAGCTGGAACTCCTCGATACGGCTGCTCGCTGGCATTTTGAGATGCAGCGTGAAATGCAGCTGATCGATCGCGAAATGGCGCGCGAGCAGGAGCAAGCCGTTGAGGAGCTGGCCACGGCAGTCACTGAGTCCGTGCAAGCGGAGTCTGAGCAATCCGCGTCCGAGCAATCCGGGGGTGAGCAATCCGGGGGTGAGCAATCCGGGGGTGAGCAAACTGAGTCTGAGCAAGCTGGCTTGCAGCAAGCAGAAGCTGAGCAATTGGGCGTGGAGCAGCCGGAGGCGAAGGCTGCAGAATCTACGGTGAGTCTGGAGCAGGTAGAGCCGGAGAACGCTGCAGCGCCGTCGAGTGTCCAGTGA
- a CDS encoding SGNH/GDSL hydrolase family protein yields the protein MSRVRTGLGQVVWGVMIWGVLAGQGLAQQRVNPAYADIEEQAGLPRVLLIGDSISIGYTLGVRQELKGVANVLRPKTNCASTKTGVAELKKWLGDEKWDVIHFNFGLHDVKYVVGDKADIVPVTTAEAHRQIALDAYRSNLEEIVQQLKQTEATLVWCSTTPVAAKTTGRRTEDVIEYNAAALEIMEANDIAVDDLYAFALERLIEIQRPRNVHFTAEGSAILAKRVAEVIREKL from the coding sequence ATGTCGCGGGTGAGAACTGGGCTGGGACAGGTGGTTTGGGGGGTGATGATTTGGGGTGTGTTGGCCGGTCAGGGCCTAGCTCAGCAGAGGGTAAATCCGGCCTATGCGGACATTGAGGAGCAGGCGGGATTGCCGAGAGTGCTCCTAATCGGTGATTCGATTTCCATTGGCTACACCTTGGGCGTTCGCCAGGAGTTGAAGGGGGTGGCCAATGTGCTGCGTCCGAAGACCAACTGCGCCTCGACCAAGACTGGAGTGGCGGAATTGAAAAAATGGTTGGGCGACGAGAAGTGGGATGTGATCCATTTCAATTTTGGTCTCCATGACGTGAAGTATGTTGTGGGCGATAAGGCGGATATTGTGCCGGTTACCACTGCAGAGGCGCATCGCCAGATCGCACTCGATGCCTATCGAAGCAACTTGGAAGAAATCGTCCAGCAGCTGAAGCAGACGGAAGCAACGTTGGTGTGGTGTTCGACGACCCCCGTAGCTGCGAAAACGACGGGCCGCCGGACTGAGGATGTCATCGAATACAACGCCGCGGCGCTGGAAATTATGGAGGCCAACGACATTGCGGTGGATGACTTGTATGCATTTGCACTGGAGCGACTCATCGAAATTCAGCGTCCTAGAAACGTGCATTTCACAGCTGAGGGCTCCGCCATTTTGGCAAAACGCGTGGCAGAGGTCATTCGAGAAAAATTGTAG
- a CDS encoding IS701 family transposase: MDITTSFMPLLQVFTAAMTEPTAQSFKQFVAGWIFAPRRNITGALRAIDPTKHHSAYHRIFAGARWSIDQVGLAMFDLVVKLTDQQHCYLVGDDTLIHKTGLKIYGTGMHRDASQSSSGFTSFRWGHCWVVLCVLVPSRKDPTRKYAIPVLMRLYLNTKTNKKLRRKHRKKTDLMLEMIQLLTQHAGEKSLHFLGDSAYTGGRMLEQIPSGMHVTGRIGKDARLCEGPRPKKPGRGRPPRRGPVLPKPTEMLATKGLRRTTINLYSQSSFHVRITSVVCRLYLAPEREVKVVAVEHLRGGRGIEVFYSTDVNLSEEEILQRFSFRWPVETTFQEAKGHLGLGEPQNRVRAAVRRTTPSMFYLYGLIVLWHEHVRPEPGPFIRMWRGKRHASFADMLATLRRDSVEETRQSIFSAGRLPPAAQKLIKPLEVLLSLAA; encoded by the coding sequence ATGGACATTACAACATCTTTCATGCCACTTCTGCAAGTCTTTACTGCCGCGATGACTGAGCCAACCGCACAGTCCTTCAAGCAATTCGTCGCAGGATGGATCTTCGCACCTCGCAGGAATATCACTGGGGCGCTTCGAGCGATTGATCCCACCAAACATCACAGCGCCTATCACCGTATCTTTGCCGGAGCGAGGTGGTCAATCGACCAAGTGGGACTGGCAATGTTCGATCTCGTCGTCAAGCTCACCGATCAGCAACATTGCTATCTTGTCGGCGACGATACCCTGATTCACAAGACAGGCTTGAAAATCTACGGCACAGGGATGCACCGGGATGCCAGCCAAAGTTCCAGTGGCTTCACGTCGTTTCGCTGGGGCCACTGCTGGGTCGTACTGTGTGTCTTAGTCCCTTCACGAAAAGATCCGACGCGAAAGTACGCGATCCCGGTTTTGATGAGGCTCTATCTGAACACCAAGACCAACAAAAAGCTACGTCGCAAGCATCGCAAGAAGACCGACTTAATGCTCGAGATGATCCAACTGTTGACCCAGCATGCGGGCGAGAAATCCCTGCATTTCCTGGGTGACTCAGCTTACACCGGTGGTCGCATGCTGGAGCAAATCCCCAGCGGCATGCACGTCACCGGTCGCATTGGCAAAGACGCCAGACTCTGTGAAGGTCCACGACCCAAGAAACCCGGGCGAGGCCGTCCACCACGACGTGGACCGGTGCTGCCCAAGCCGACCGAGATGTTAGCGACCAAGGGACTTCGTCGCACCACGATCAACCTGTACAGCCAATCGAGCTTTCATGTTCGGATCACGTCGGTGGTCTGCCGGTTGTACCTTGCCCCTGAACGAGAAGTCAAAGTGGTCGCGGTGGAGCACCTTCGCGGCGGGCGGGGAATCGAAGTTTTCTACAGCACCGATGTCAACTTGAGCGAAGAAGAAATCTTGCAGCGGTTCTCTTTTCGTTGGCCGGTCGAGACGACGTTCCAAGAAGCCAAGGGTCACCTCGGTCTGGGCGAACCGCAGAACCGAGTCCGCGCAGCGGTTCGCCGCACGACGCCATCAATGTTCTATCTGTATGGTCTGATTGTGTTGTGGCACGAACACGTCCGGCCAGAGCCTGGTCCATTCATACGAATGTGGCGTGGCAAACGCCATGCATCGTTCGCGGATATGCTCGCGACGCTGCGTCGCGATTCAGTCGAGGAAACACGACAATCTATTTTCTCAGCCGGGCGTTTACCGCCAGCGGCTCAGAAATTAATCAAGCCCCTGGAAGTTCTGCTGTCACTCGCAGCTTAA
- a CDS encoding type I phosphomannose isomerase catalytic subunit: MPNHASPKIAKATMPAPYPIKTIPHFQDYLWGGRRLASDLGKPLPVEGVWAESWEIIDHPHHSSIVANGPLAGQSLHTILSQAPEWLLGTAAQQFTSLPLLLKYLDCQRDLSVQVHPDDAYAQAMTPPDLGKTEAWYIVAAEPNSVLYAGLKSDVTPEAVRTAVSNGTLVDCLHEIHPQAGDCVFIPAGTVHALGAGLLVAEIQQASNTTFRLYDWDRVGADGQPRPLHLDQALEVTDFTSGPRLLQSPQSTAQVGRQRLVECDKFVLDRLAMTPEIEVLLAGQFHLLTSPTGGATLYWTDDQHTHSERLARGESVLLPAALEKVTLELSPEACVLDMSLPPG; encoded by the coding sequence TTGCCAAACCACGCGTCCCCCAAGATTGCCAAAGCGACCATGCCTGCACCCTATCCCATCAAGACCATCCCCCACTTCCAAGACTACCTGTGGGGGGGGCGGAGACTTGCCTCCGACCTCGGTAAGCCCCTTCCAGTAGAGGGCGTTTGGGCAGAAAGCTGGGAAATCATCGACCACCCGCATCACAGCAGCATCGTCGCCAACGGACCACTCGCAGGCCAGTCGCTCCACACCATCCTCAGCCAGGCCCCCGAATGGCTACTCGGCACCGCTGCACAACAATTCACCAGCCTTCCGCTGTTGCTTAAGTACCTCGATTGTCAGCGCGATCTCAGCGTCCAAGTTCATCCCGACGACGCCTACGCGCAAGCCATGACGCCCCCCGACTTAGGCAAGACCGAAGCTTGGTACATTGTCGCAGCAGAGCCGAATTCGGTACTCTACGCAGGCCTAAAGTCCGATGTTACGCCGGAGGCAGTCCGCACCGCCGTTTCGAACGGCACGCTGGTCGATTGCCTTCACGAAATCCACCCCCAAGCTGGAGATTGCGTATTCATCCCTGCAGGAACGGTCCACGCACTGGGAGCCGGGTTGCTGGTTGCAGAAATCCAACAGGCTTCCAACACCACCTTTCGGCTTTACGACTGGGATCGCGTGGGCGCCGACGGCCAACCGCGGCCACTGCATCTAGACCAGGCCCTGGAGGTGACCGACTTCACGTCCGGGCCACGCCTGCTCCAATCGCCCCAATCGACCGCGCAGGTCGGCCGACAACGCTTGGTGGAATGCGACAAGTTCGTGCTCGATCGCCTCGCCATGACTCCCGAAATTGAAGTCCTACTTGCGGGGCAATTCCACTTGCTCACCTCACCCACCGGCGGCGCGACCCTGTACTGGACAGACGATCAACACACCCACAGCGAACGGCTAGCTCGCGGTGAGTCCGTGCTGCTCCCTGCAGCCCTGGAAAAAGTGACCTTGGAGCTCAGCCCCGAAGCCTGCGTACTCGACATGTCACTCCCCCCGGGCTAA
- the tatC gene encoding twin-arginine translocase subunit TatC — MLKKQAADDLFEKSSMSFGEHLEELRKTLIKSAIWLGIGTCIGLFFAKAIVRYIESPLKDAIQNFHVVHSEKEFAKANGVEPSDEFAAKLRELRVIPEVTYADPGVIAMLSRAGALITPIEPAAPPTDAPEAASPKASAASPVVIPPKADEGAKPAQAGAKPKEEEEKAAEPKEVSTPEVQEETKAEEAQAEQAKPEAEEKPKEEAKLEVTPEAKVDSVRVNPWVGVTEQKLNSLTPFLLWKPIPNNLVTLDATEGFMIWLKAGLVAGVIIGSPGIFWNIWQFFAAGLYPHERKYVYWYLPLSLALFLSGVSLAFYVIFELVLGFLMTYTAELDVDFMPRLNDYMSFALFLPLGFGIAFQLPLVMLGMHRFGLVSVETFISQWRIAVLAIAFLSMILTPAEVYSMVGLFLPLTGLYFFGIFLCKYMPTGAGVGAAAIDPQG, encoded by the coding sequence ATGCTAAAGAAGCAGGCGGCGGACGATTTGTTCGAGAAGAGCTCGATGTCCTTCGGCGAGCATTTGGAGGAGCTGCGCAAGACGCTCATCAAGTCTGCAATCTGGCTCGGAATTGGCACCTGCATTGGTCTGTTTTTTGCCAAAGCGATCGTGCGTTATATCGAATCCCCTCTGAAAGATGCGATTCAAAATTTCCATGTGGTGCATTCGGAGAAGGAATTTGCCAAGGCCAATGGCGTTGAGCCTTCAGATGAGTTCGCTGCGAAGCTGCGCGAGCTGCGGGTGATTCCAGAGGTGACCTATGCCGATCCTGGTGTGATCGCGATGCTGTCGCGGGCAGGTGCTCTGATTACGCCGATCGAGCCAGCGGCACCTCCCACCGATGCTCCCGAAGCCGCAAGCCCCAAGGCCTCAGCCGCAAGCCCTGTAGTCATTCCGCCGAAGGCTGATGAGGGAGCTAAGCCAGCACAGGCTGGAGCTAAGCCGAAAGAGGAGGAGGAGAAGGCAGCCGAGCCGAAGGAGGTTTCCACTCCAGAAGTCCAAGAAGAAACCAAGGCAGAAGAAGCCCAGGCAGAACAGGCCAAGCCTGAGGCTGAGGAGAAGCCTAAGGAGGAGGCTAAGCTTGAAGTCACGCCAGAGGCTAAGGTCGATTCCGTGCGAGTGAATCCCTGGGTGGGAGTTACCGAGCAGAAGTTGAACAGCCTTACCCCCTTTCTGCTGTGGAAGCCGATTCCGAATAATTTGGTAACCCTGGATGCTACTGAGGGGTTCATGATCTGGCTGAAGGCTGGCTTGGTAGCGGGGGTCATTATTGGCAGCCCAGGCATCTTTTGGAACATTTGGCAATTCTTTGCAGCCGGCTTGTATCCGCATGAACGCAAGTACGTGTACTGGTATTTGCCTTTGAGTCTCGCATTGTTTTTGTCGGGAGTGAGCCTGGCTTTTTACGTCATCTTTGAATTGGTGCTAGGGTTTTTAATGACCTACACCGCCGAGTTGGACGTTGATTTTATGCCGCGACTGAACGACTACATGTCCTTTGCGCTATTCCTGCCGCTGGGGTTTGGGATCGCATTTCAACTGCCGCTGGTCATGCTCGGAATGCATCGTTTTGGATTGGTTTCGGTAGAGACCTTTATCTCCCAGTGGCGAATTGCCGTGTTGGCGATCGCATTCTTGTCCATGATTCTGACGCCGGCAGAGGTGTACAGCATGGTTGGCTTATTCTTGCCGTTGACCGGGTTGTACTTCTTCGGAATTTTCCTCTGCAAGTACATGCCTACCGGCGCTGGAGTTGGGGCAGCAGCCATTGATCCGCAAGGCTAA